A single window of Myxocyprinus asiaticus isolate MX2 ecotype Aquarium Trade chromosome 34, UBuf_Myxa_2, whole genome shotgun sequence DNA harbors:
- the LOC127425099 gene encoding tRNA-dihydrouridine(47) synthase [NAD(P)(+)]-like, with protein sequence MDSAVEAEKGSATIKEQFLTTKEKFHEFLESGWQRQKGDEVDRDTEEPSGEPEQKRVKLDTNDLQDGDRREKKRMRGQNKSRPHMKPNSYEDRRLCPSISQERETKCVYGDKCRFIHDVAEYMSTKAQDLGDQCYLYNTFGKCHYGVTCRFAKAHVSPELKNLVNEDLHKSFADRVMVRNNLDKELQKRLRKKQVCFKGTDAYLKTINKGKKPDNKSRDECRDVKAEETQRCSGDPSTGQETQNCAVPPVKTVGPITDADIIKLRPCEKKQVDFRDKLYLAPLTTCGNLPFRRVCKRFGADITCGEMAMCTNLLQGQSSEWALLKRHESEDLFGVQLEGCFPDTMTRCAELLNQNIDVDFVDINSGCPIDLVYKKGGGCGLMTRTNKFEQIVRGMNSVLDSPLTVKIRTGVQQNSNIAHKLIPELKKWGVSLITLHGRSREQRYTKLADWEYINTCSELAAPVPLFGNGDILSYEDAMKARETGVSGIMVARGALIKPWLFTEIKESRHWDISSSERLDILRDFTNNGLEHWGSDTQGVEKTRNFMLEWLSFLCRYIPVGLLERVPQKINERPPFYMGRDYMESLMASQHVGDWIKISEMLLGPVPKNFSFLPKHKANAYK encoded by the exons ATGGATTCTGCTGTGGAGGCTGAGAAAGGATCTGCAACTATTAAAGAACA GTTCCTCACCACTAAAGAGAAGTTCCATGAGTTTCTGGAGTCGGGCTGGCAGCGTCAGAAGGGTGATGAGGTGGACCGAGACACAGAGGAACCGTCAGGAGAACCGGAGCAGAAGAGGGTGAAGCTGGACACTAATGATCTGCAGGATGGAGACAGAAGAGAGAAGAAGAGAATGAGAGGACAGAATAAATCCAGACCGCACATGAAACCTAACAGTTATGAGGACAGAAGACTGTGCCCATCCATCAGTCAG GAACGAGAAACCAAATGCGTTTACGGTGATAAATGTCGCTTCATCCACGACGTGGCGGAGTACATGTCCACTAAAGCCCAAGACCTGGGTGATCAGTGTTACCTGTACAACACCTTTGGCAAGTGTCATTACGGAGTGACATGCCGGTTTGCTAAAGCTCACGTGAGCCCAGAGTTGAAGAATCTAGTGAATGAAGATCTTCATAAAAGCTTCGCTGACAGAGTGATGGTCAGAAACAACCTGGATAAAGAGCTGCAGAAACGCCTGCGGAAGAAACAGGTATGTTTTAAGGGCACAGATGCGTACCTGAAGACCATCAACAAAGGAAAGAAACCAGACAACAAAAGCAGAGATGAGTGTCGTGATGTGAAAGCAGAAGAAACTCAGAGATGCTCTGGAGATCCTTCTACTGGTCAAGAAACACAG AACTGTGCGGTTCCTCCTGTGAAGACTGTGGGGCCGATAACTGATGCTGACATCATCAAACTGCGACCATGTGAAAAGAAGCAG GTGGATTTCAGAGACAAACTCTATCTGGCTCCTCTTACCACG TGTGGTAATCTTCCATTCCGGCGTGTGTGTAAGCGGTTTGGTGCAGATATCACTTGTGGCGAAATGGCCATGTGCACAAATCTCCTGCAGGGTCAGTCGTCAGAGTGGGCGCTTCTCAAGAGACACGAGAGTGAAGATCTGTTCGGCGTTCAG TTGGAAGGTTGTTTTCCTGACACTATGACCAGGTGTGCTGAGCTGCTCAATCAAAACATTGATGTAGATTTTGTTGATATAAACTCCGGCTGCCCCATTGACCTTGTTTACAAGAAG GGCGGTGGATGTGGCCTGATGACACGAACCAACAAATTTGAGCAGATAGTGAGAGGAATGAATTCA GTGCTGGACAGTCCTTTAACTGTTAAGATCCGTACAGGAGTTCAGCAGAACTCTAATATTGCACACAAACTGATTCCAGAACTGAAGAAATGGGGTGTATCGCTTATTACG CTGCACGGCAGATCGCGTGAACAGCGCTACACAAAGCTGGCCGACTGGGAATACATCAACACCTGCTCAGAACTCGCCGCTCCAGTACCGCTGTTCG GTAATGGGGACATTCTTTCTTATGAAGACGCCATGAAGGCCAGAGAGACGGGAGTATCAGGAATCATGGTGGCCAG GGGTGCTCTGATCAAGCCATGGCTCTTTACTGAGATTAAGGAGAGCAGACACTGGGACATCTCCTCCAGTGAGCGTTTGGACATCCTCAGAGACTTCACCAACAACGGCCTTGAGCACTGGGGCTCCGACACACAGGGAGTAGAAAAGACACGCAACTTCATGTTGGAGTGGCTCTCCTTCCTGTGCAG GTATATTCCGGTGGGTTTGTTGGAGAGAGTACCGCAGAAGATTAACGAGCGTCCGCCGTTCTACATGGGTCGAGATTACATGGAGTCTCTGATGGCCAGTCAACATGTGGGCGACTGGATCAAAATCAG TGAAATGCTGTTGGGACCGGTGCCCAAAAACTTCAGTTTTCTGCCCAAACACAAAGCCAACGCTTATAAATGA
- the LOC127425104 gene encoding transcription termination factor 1, mitochondrial-like, translated as MAQRQILSLLLPVRRCGLQPVMSRSHCQNINTISRFCSSRQMNSEPPPVHPENGSLLENLSSMGVDLTMARRRQPGVLRKLLTNEQGLAHFLKSKGADQETIASIISRFPRSITRSCQHLEERWQLWRNIFKSDSEVVGILSRSPESFFRSSDNENLEKNIAFLRSLGITPKDLHRLLTTAPRTFSNSVELNRNMVELLQGICLNLGGKDQEHFARTIISRNLYILIRSTNRVKANVDFLLSSLSLSNTEALVLLQSHGAQILDLSHESLKRNFKNLQSKLQSLGCSEAHFKKMILNYSLVLFISSELLNEKLDTLIDAGVHILQIVQKPKVLDFSLVIIKQRLHDLNSLGYDFQKNGIAVLDSSKKRFHAKLERLGSPEE; from the coding sequence ATGGCACAGAGGCAGATTCTGTCTTTGCTGTTGCCCGTGAGGAGATGTGGACTTCAGCCGGTGATGTCCCGCTCTCACTGTCAGAACATCAACACGATCTCTCGGTTCTGCAGCTCCAGACAGATGAACTCTGAACCTCCTCCAGTTCACCCAGAGAACGGATCTCTTCTGGAGAATCTCTCCAGCATGGGCGTGGACCTGACCATGGCCCGCCGACGCCAGCCGGGCGTTCTCCGTAAACTCCTCACCAACGAACAAGGTCTCGCCCACTTCCTGAAGAGCAAAGGTGCCGACCAGGAGACCATCGCCAGCATCATCTCGCGTTTCCCACGATCCATCACCCGCTCCTGTCAGCACTTGGAGGAACGCTGGCAGCTGTGGAGGAACATCTTCAAGAGCGACAGCGAGGTCGTTGGAATTTTGTCACGCTCGCCCGAGTCGTTCTTCCGTTCTAGTGACAACGAAAACCTGGAGAAGAATATCGCTTTCTTGAGATCTTTGGGAATCACTCCTAAAGATCTGCACCGGCTACTCACAACAGCACCACGGACGTTCTCCAACAGCGTCGAGCTCAACAGGAACATGGTGGAACTCCTGCAGGGCATTTGCTTGAATTTGGGTGGAAAAGACCAAGAACACTTCGCCAGAACCATCATCTCCAGGAACCTGTACATCCTCATCCGCAGCACCAACCGAGTCAAAGCAAACGTCGACTTCCTGTTGAGCTCGTTGAGTTTGAGTAACACGGAGGCGCTTGTTTTACTGCAGAGCCACGGTGCTCAGATTCTGGATCTCTCGCACGAGAGTCTGAAGAGGAACTTTAAGAACCTGCAGTCGAAGCTTCAGTCTTTGGGCTGCAGCGAAGCACATTTCAAAAAGATGATCTTGAATTATTCCCTCGTGCTGTTTATCTCCTCCGAGCTGCTGAACGAGAAACTGGACACTCTCATTGATGCTGGCGTTCACATACTGCAGATCGTACAGAAGCCGAAGGTTCTTGATTTCAGTCTCGTCATCATCAAACAGCGATTGCATGACCTCAACAGTCTGGGTTATGACTTTCAGAAGAATGGCATTGCTGTTTTAGATTCGAGTAAAAAACGCTTTCATGCTAAATTAGAGAGACTGGGCTCTCCAGAGGAGTAA